The Molothrus aeneus isolate 106 chromosome 15, BPBGC_Maene_1.0, whole genome shotgun sequence genome includes a region encoding these proteins:
- the ITK gene encoding tyrosine-protein kinase ITK/TSK: MSWETNLLGSAMNNCVLLQELLIKKSQQKRRTSPSNFKVRFFVLTKSKLAYYEHRHGKKRTLKGSVELSRIKCVEIVRSDIIIPCQYKYPFQIVHDSYILYVFAPNRESRQRWVLTLKEEIRYNNSLASKCHPDFWLDGKWRCCAQTEKMAAGCVVYDPTKNASKKPLPPTPEDNWKLLLDPREAVVIAIYDYEAQNPQELTLQYNEEYYVIDSSEEHWWLIQDKNGHEGYVPSSYLVEKSPENLQVYEWYNKNISRSKAETLLRDEGREGAFMVRDSRQPGMYTVSVFTKALSTDNNPVIKHYHINETTDFPKRYYLAEKHVFDSIPDLINYHQHNAAGLVTRLRYAVSSWRKQAPITAGLSYGKLVINASELTRVQEIGSGQFGVVYLGYLLDKTKVAIKTIREGAMSEEDFIEEAKVLMKLSHPKLVQLYGVCFEDAPICLVFEFMENGCLSDYLRSQRGSFSKETLLGMCLDVCEGMAYLEQNSVIHRDLAARNCLVGESHVVKVSDFGMSRIVLDDQYTSSTGTKFPVKWSAPEVFSYSNYSTKSDVWSFGVLMWEVFSEGKIPYENRTNAEVVEEINAGFRLYKPKLASKAIYEVMSHCWRMGKDERPSFSLLLFQLSEISEFDV; the protein is encoded by the exons aaaaaaaggaCTTTGAAAGGTTCAGTGGAACTTTCCAGGATTAAATGTGTGGAAATTGTGAGAAGTGACATCATCATTCCCTGTCAGTACAAATACCCTTTCCAG ATTGTCCATGACAGCTACATCCTCTACGTGTTTGCCCCCAACCGCGAGAGCCGGCAGAGATGGGTCCTGACGCTGAAGGAAG AAATCAGATATAACAACAGTTTGGCTTCAAAGTGTCATCCAGACTTTTGGTTGGATGGCAAGTGGAGATGCTGTGCTCAGACAGAGAAGATGGCAGCTGGCTGTGTGGTATATGACCCCACCAAAAATG CCTCAAAGAAGCCTCTTCCTCCCACTCCTGAAGATAACTGG AAATTGTTGCTGGACCCAAGGGAAGCAGTGGTGATAGCCATATATGACTATGAAGCCCAGAACCCACAGGAGCTGACATTACAGTATAATGAGGAATATTATGTGATTGACAGCTCTGAGGAACATTGGTGGCTGATTCAAGATAAGAATGG GCATGAAGGCTATGTGCCAAGCAGCTACCTGGTGGAAAAATCACCTGAGAATCTGCAAGTTTATGA GTGGTACAATAAGAACATCAGCAGAAGCAAGGCAGAAACACTGCTCAGGGATGAG GGTAGAGAAGGGGCCTTCATGGTGAGAGATTCAAGGCAGCCTGGCATGTACACAGTCTCTGTTTTCACCAAAGCATTGAG CACAGACAACAATCCTGTTATAAAGCATTATCACATCAATGAGACAACTGACTTTCCCAAGAGATACTACCTGGCGGAAAAGCACGTGTTTGACTCCATCCCTGACCTCATCAACTACCACCAGCACAATGCAGCAG gtctCGTGACGCGGCTGCGATACGCGGTCTCCTCCTGGAGGAAACAGGCCCCCATCACCGCAGGGCTCAGCTATG GAAAATTGGTCATTAATGCCTCTGAGCTCACCCGTGTGCAGGAGATTGGCAGTGGTCAGTTTGGGGTGGTCTACCTTGGCTACCTGCTGGACAAGACCAAAGTAGCCATAAAGACCATCCGTGAAGGAGCAATGTCTGAGGAGGATTTCATCGAGGAAGCCAAAGTCTTGAT gaaGCTGTCTCACCCCAAGCTAGTGCAGCTTTATGGTGTGTGCTTCGAGGATGCTCCCATCTGCCTGGTGTTCGAGTTCATGGAGAACGGCTGCTTGTCCGACTACTTGAGGAGCCAGCGGGGCAGCTTCTCCAAGGAAACCCTGCTGGGCATGTGCCTGGATGTGTGTGAAGGAATGGCTTATCTGGAACAAAACTCTGTCATCCACAGAGACCTG GCTGCCAGGAACTGCCTGGTGGGGGAATCCCACGTGGTCAAAGTGTCTGATTTCGGGATGTCGAG gATTGTCCTGGATGATCAGTACACCAGCTCCACAGGCACCAAGTTTCCAGTCAAGTGGTCTGCTCCAGAGGTTTTCTCCTACAGCAACTACAGCACCAAATCTGACGTTTGGTCGTTCG GAGTGCTGATGTGGGAGGTCTTCAGTGAGGGTAAAATCCCCTATGAGAATCGCACCAATGCAGAAGTGGTGGAAGAAATCAACGCAGGATTTCGGCTCTACAAACCCAAGCTGGCCTCCAAGGCAATTTATGAGGTGATGAGCCACTGCTGGAGGATG GGGAAAGATGAGCGGCCAtccttttctcttctgctgtttCAGCTGAGTGAAATCTCTGAGTTTGATGTGTAA